The Amaranthus tricolor cultivar Red isolate AtriRed21 chromosome 6, ASM2621246v1, whole genome shotgun sequence genome has a segment encoding these proteins:
- the LOC130816025 gene encoding uncharacterized protein LOC130816025, which produces MEIGVYGKTMTSSEMEIMMLQTNILAGKSLACLILTAGSLLGVVNELSGLTFIEKRFPIDELRKTEQPGPENKDGSDTEDDDEDEDGVEDQDDDDDEDFSGGEGGDDDDDDDDEGDPEEAEANGADGGSDEDDDDNEDGDEDEDDDDGEEEDEEEEEEDDQPPTKKRK; this is translated from the exons ATGGAAATTGGGGTTTATGGAAAAACTATGACGTCTTCTGAGATGGAAATTATGATGTTACAAACCAATATTCTTGCTGGAAAATCTCTTGCTTGCTTAATTCTAACG GCAGGATCACTTTTGGGGGTTGTCAATGAGCTTTctggtttgacttttattgagaAGAG GTTCCCGATTGATGAACTCCGCAAAACAGAACAGCCTGGTCCCGAGAACAAAGATGGTAGTGACACagaggatgatgatgaagatgaagacgGTGTAGAAGATCAGGATGATGACGACGATGAGGATTTCTCTGGAGGAGAAGGtggagatgatgatgatgatgatgacgatgaggGGGACCCAGAGGAAGCGGAGGCAAATGGTGCTGATGGGGGAAGTGATGAAGACGATGATgacaatgaggatggagatgaagatgaagatgacgaTGATGGTGAGGAAGAAGAcgaggaagaggaggaagaagatgaccAACCTCCTACAAAGAAGAGAAAATAA